A portion of the Parasedimentitalea marina genome contains these proteins:
- the accD gene encoding acetyl-CoA carboxylase, carboxyltransferase subunit beta — MNWITNYVRPRINSIFSRREVPENLWQKCSECGTMLFHRELSDNLNVCTNCDHHMAITPRARFDALFDGGIFTEVDVPEPIADPLKFRDQKRYPDRMKAAQKKTGEGEAMLVAEGEMGRTPIVTAAQDFSFMGGSMSMYVGNAIIAAAERAVRLNRPLVLFSAAGGARMQEGILGLMQMPRTTIAVQMLKQANLPYIVVLTHPTTGGVTASYAMLGDVHIAEPNALIGFAGARVIEQTIREKLPEGFQRAEYLLDHGILDRVTKRTDLRKELITIIRMLMDLPPQIVGDLPPPEAMDEPTAEAGNETSAAAETEAAAT, encoded by the coding sequence ATGAACTGGATTACCAATTACGTCCGACCGCGGATCAATTCGATCTTTTCGCGCCGCGAAGTCCCTGAAAATTTGTGGCAGAAATGCTCCGAGTGCGGAACCATGCTGTTTCACCGCGAGTTGAGCGACAATCTGAATGTCTGCACCAACTGCGATCACCACATGGCGATCACCCCTCGGGCCCGCTTTGATGCGCTGTTCGACGGTGGCATATTTACCGAGGTTGACGTCCCCGAGCCGATCGCGGACCCGCTGAAATTCCGGGATCAGAAACGCTATCCGGACCGGATGAAGGCGGCGCAGAAAAAGACCGGCGAAGGCGAGGCCATGCTGGTCGCCGAAGGCGAGATGGGCCGCACACCTATTGTTACTGCCGCACAGGACTTTTCCTTCATGGGCGGCTCCATGAGCATGTATGTCGGCAACGCAATTATCGCTGCTGCCGAGCGGGCCGTTCGCCTGAACCGCCCATTGGTACTGTTTTCCGCTGCAGGCGGTGCCCGGATGCAAGAGGGCATTCTGGGCCTGATGCAAATGCCACGTACGACAATTGCGGTGCAAATGCTGAAACAGGCCAATCTGCCTTATATCGTCGTACTGACCCACCCGACCACAGGTGGCGTGACCGCGTCTTATGCCATGCTGGGCGATGTTCACATCGCGGAACCCAATGCTCTGATCGGCTTTGCCGGCGCGCGGGTGATCGAACAGACTATTCGTGAAAAACTGCCCGAGGGGTTCCAGCGCGCTGAATATCTGCTGGATCACGGTATTCTGGACCGCGTCACCAAACGCACGGACCTGCGTAAAGAGCTGATCACCATTATCCGCATGTTGATGGACCTACCGCCACAGATCGTTGGTGATCTTCCACCCCCAGAGGCCATGGACGAGCCAACAGCAGAAGCCGGAAACGAAACTTCGGCTGCCGCAGAAACCGAAGCGGCTGCGACCTAA
- a CDS encoding bifunctional folylpolyglutamate synthase/dihydrofolate synthase — translation MTQASSDTILTRMMALHPKLMDLTLGRVWRLLAALDNPQESLPPVIHLAGTNGKGSTQAMIRAGIEGMGKSAHAYTSPHLARFHERIRLAGDLITEDHLTAILDECYEKNGGETITYFEITTVAGLLAFARTPADYTLLEVGLGGRLDATNVIATPELTIITPISIDHEKFLGDTLTKIATEKSGIIKRGVPCVVGPQPDEVMAVIEATAARLGAPLIAQGQNWHVHTEFGRLVFQDDHGLLDLPLPALLGAHQIQNAGAALAALRYLGADHSACEAAMANAVWPARMQRLKTGPLVQSAPSAELWLDGGHNAAAGVALADVLAKLPKRPTHLICGMLNTKDVTGYMAPLAGQADSLTAISIPDEINTLPAEDTAAAAAKVGLNSATAVSAASALAGIVQQDPQARVLICGSLYLAGAILRENG, via the coding sequence ATGACACAAGCCTCCTCTGATACCATCCTGACCCGCATGATGGCGCTGCATCCCAAGCTGATGGACCTGACACTGGGCCGGGTTTGGCGGCTGCTCGCGGCACTGGACAATCCGCAGGAAAGCCTGCCGCCCGTTATTCATCTGGCTGGCACCAATGGTAAGGGGTCGACCCAGGCGATGATCCGCGCCGGGATTGAAGGCATGGGTAAATCTGCCCACGCCTATACGTCACCGCATCTGGCCCGGTTTCACGAACGGATACGTCTTGCAGGTGACTTGATAACCGAGGACCACCTGACCGCAATCCTGGACGAGTGTTATGAAAAGAACGGTGGTGAAACCATCACCTATTTCGAGATTACCACCGTGGCTGGGCTGCTGGCCTTTGCCCGCACTCCGGCAGACTACACCCTGCTCGAGGTTGGACTGGGCGGCCGGTTGGACGCCACCAATGTGATTGCGACGCCAGAACTGACCATCATTACACCAATCTCGATCGACCACGAAAAATTTCTCGGCGATACCCTGACCAAGATCGCCACCGAAAAATCCGGTATCATAAAACGTGGCGTGCCCTGTGTGGTTGGCCCTCAGCCGGACGAGGTGATGGCGGTCATCGAGGCCACAGCGGCCCGATTGGGCGCGCCTCTCATCGCTCAAGGTCAGAATTGGCATGTTCACACCGAGTTCGGGCGACTGGTGTTTCAGGATGATCACGGATTGCTGGATCTGCCACTGCCTGCCCTGCTGGGCGCGCACCAAATCCAGAATGCCGGCGCGGCACTGGCCGCCCTGCGCTATCTTGGCGCGGATCACTCAGCCTGCGAAGCCGCGATGGCCAATGCCGTTTGGCCTGCCCGAATGCAGCGCCTGAAAACCGGCCCGCTGGTGCAATCAGCACCCTCAGCCGAGCTGTGGCTGGACGGAGGTCACAACGCTGCAGCTGGAGTGGCTTTAGCGGATGTTCTGGCCAAATTGCCCAAACGTCCCACCCACCTGATCTGTGGTATGCTGAACACCAAGGACGTGACCGGCTACATGGCACCGCTGGCGGGGCAGGCTGACAGCCTCACCGCGATCTCAATTCCGGATGAGATTAATACCCTGCCTGCAGAAGACACCGCCGCCGCCGCCGCCAAAGTGGGGCTCAATTCAGCAACCGCTGTGTCCGCTGCATCGGCTCTGGCAGGTATCGTCCAGCAAGACCCGCAGGCCCGCGTATTAATATGCGGATCACTCTATCTGGCCGGCGCCATCCTGCGCGAAAACGGCTAA
- the zapE gene encoding cell division protein ZapE, whose translation MINLTTLYRDKIAKGELRPDPAQEAVLPHFDRISAGLRAPPVKRGLFRKKMPPSPKGLYLWGGVGRGKSMLMDLFVDSLADIPVRRVHFHAFMQEIHAAMHRARQDEVEDALAPVAAEVAASVRLLAFDEMQISDITDAMIVGRLFEALFTAGVVVVTTSNRVPDDLYKDGLNRQLFLPFIDLIKEKMEPWEMVSPTDYRQDRLQGSQVYFTPNGRAASEAIQAIWQDLAGGSAEPLILRVKGREVLLPAYRNGVARATFYDLCGKMLGPGDYLAIAADVKVLVLEDIPSLSRNNFNEAKRFVTLIDALYEARVRLICSAAAKPEMLYLEGEGTFEFERTASRLREMQSEDWGLSDT comes from the coding sequence ATGATCAATTTGACCACTTTATACCGCGACAAGATTGCCAAGGGTGAATTGCGCCCGGATCCGGCGCAAGAGGCCGTGCTGCCGCATTTTGACCGGATTAGCGCCGGATTGCGCGCCCCGCCTGTGAAACGAGGCCTGTTTCGCAAGAAAATGCCCCCCTCCCCTAAAGGGCTCTATCTTTGGGGCGGCGTTGGGCGCGGCAAGTCCATGTTGATGGATCTGTTTGTCGACAGTCTGGCTGACATCCCGGTGCGCCGGGTGCATTTTCACGCCTTTATGCAGGAAATCCATGCTGCAATGCACCGCGCGCGCCAAGATGAAGTCGAGGACGCTTTGGCACCGGTCGCCGCAGAGGTCGCCGCCAGCGTGCGGCTGTTGGCCTTTGACGAGATGCAGATCAGCGACATCACGGATGCAATGATCGTCGGGCGGCTGTTCGAAGCTCTTTTCACCGCCGGGGTGGTGGTGGTCACCACATCAAACCGAGTGCCGGATGATCTGTATAAGGATGGGCTCAATCGGCAACTGTTTCTGCCGTTTATCGATCTGATCAAAGAAAAAATGGAACCCTGGGAAATGGTCAGCCCAACCGATTATCGGCAGGATCGGTTGCAGGGATCACAGGTCTATTTCACCCCAAATGGGCGCGCAGCATCGGAGGCCATTCAGGCAATTTGGCAGGACCTTGCGGGCGGGTCTGCTGAACCTCTCATTCTACGGGTTAAGGGCCGGGAGGTTCTTTTGCCGGCATATCGTAACGGAGTGGCGCGGGCGACCTTTTATGACCTGTGCGGTAAAATGTTAGGCCCTGGCGATTATCTGGCCATAGCGGCTGACGTGAAGGTATTGGTGTTGGAAGACATCCCAAGTCTGTCGCGCAATAACTTCAACGAAGCCAAGCGTTTTGTCACCTTGATCGACGCCCTGTATGAGGCCCGCGTGCGGCTGATCTGCTCGGCTGCGGCCAAGCCGGAGATGCTGTATCTGGAAGGAGAAGGCACGTTTGAATTTGAACGCACCGCCAGCCGATTGCGCGAAATGCAGAGCGAGGATTGGGGGCTGTCAGACACGTAG